TTTATTGTGCAGTACAAATGACGTTTGGGCGTCCTTTGTCGGAGCAATTTCAATCCAACGCATCCCTGCTTCCGTATTATCAGCTACTACTACAAATCCTATTTTTTCAGTCCAAAACGCGACAGCTGCATCTTGATCATTTACATATAACATTACTTGTCCAATTTGTTGAATCATTACAAATTCCCTCCTCTTCTGAGCAATAGTATACATCAAATAGAACATTTCTATGTCTCTTAACAAAGAATCTTTTTAAAGGTTGGAGGATTTCTTCGATACGATCAATTATCTAAAAATAAAAACGGATAAGGACTTAACTTTTATTGTATTTTTGTTAAAATTAGCTAGTCGTCTATTATTTACCTTCTTGGGAAAAAGTATAGAACAATAAAACATTTTTAGTGAGGATAATACAATTGACAAAACTAAGTTTACGGAAAAAGCTCATTTTTTCATTCTTAGCAATGCTTCTCATTCCAACATTATTAATCGGTATCATTTCTTACCAAAGCGCAGAGAAGCAAATTTCTAAGGAACAACAAGCAAGTACAACTGAAAGTATTCGAATGCTTAATACGAATATTACTAGTACCATTAAGCCAAAGATTGAAGACATTCAATATTTTACTAAGAAACTTAATCAATCTTACTTACAAGAAAGTAAAGTGCCCGAGCTTAAATCACTATTTAAAGAGTACGTAAATATGCATCCAGAGATTGAACTTGTCTATTTTGGGACAAGTGAAGGCAAAATTCTCGATGAGCCCGCTCAACAATACCAAAACGACTTTGACCCACGAACAAGACCATGGTATACACAAGCAGTAAACAACAAAGGGCAGGTAGCGATTACAGCACCTTATATTTCACAAGGTACTGGTGACATGGTTATTACAATTACACAAGCATTGCCAGATAATTCTGGAGTCATCGGACTAGATCTCAATATATCTACATTAAGTGCCATTACGAATGATATTCGTATTGGAAAAACAGGCTTTGCCTCACTATTAGATGACAACAAACTCTATATTTCTCAACGTGGAAAAGAAAGTGGTTCCGAAGCTACTGAAAGTTATATCTCTAAAATTTATAAACAGGATAGTGGCACAATTATAGAAGCTGATCGACAGCTCCAATTTATCACAAATGAACTAACGGGTTGGAAGCTAGTCGGCACAATGTTCTCAGCCGAAGCAACAAAGGCGGCCGCTTCAACCTTTAATATGAACTTAATTATTATTGCGGTGTCCATTGTTGTGGGTGTGTTGTTTATGCTGGTCATGATCCGATCTGTCGTAAATCCAATTAATCGACTAAAACATAGTGCTTTAAAAATTAGTGAAGGCGATTTAACGGAGTTTATCGAAATTCACTCTAAGGATGAAATTGGCTTACTTAGTGAAGCATTTATTTCAATGAAGGTGAACTTGAAAAACCTTATTCGCAATGTTGACCGCAGCGTCCAACATGTACAAGAATCCGCACAAGGATTATCTGCCCACGCAGAGCAAAATATTGCTTCTTCTGAGCAGGTTTCACAAGCGATGCAACAAGTAGCGATTAGTGCAGAAAGACAGACAACAGGTATCGACCAAAATGCTATCTCTATTGAAGAAATTGCCCAAGGAATCGTTGAAGTAGCAGATAGCGCAATGCAAGTGACAGACCTTTCTAACCACGCGATTGTGCAAGCCGAAGAAGGTGGTCAATCTGTACAACGTACTGTAAATCAAATGATATCAATTAATGAATCCGTGACACAATCAGACAGAATGATTAAGTCCCTTTATGATCGTACAAAAGAAATTGGTTCAATATTAGAGATTATTAGTGCAATTTCAGACCAAACGAATTTACTAGCATTAAATGCTGCGATTGAGGCTGCTAGAGCAGGCGAGCACGGTAAAGGTTTTGCTGTCGTAGCTGATGAAGTAAGAAAATTAGCCGAGCAATCACATCAATCTGCTGAGCAAATTTCTTCGCTTATTACAGGGATTCAACAAGATACGGCTAAATCGGTGGAAACGATGATCAAAGCTTCTTCTGATGTACATGAAGGTTTACAGCTATCCGAAGATACAAGTGAAAAATTCGCGAGCATTACTGAAAGTTTACGTAATATTGCACCGAAAATGGAAGGTATCTCTGCATCTGCCCAAGAAATATCGGCTGTAGTGGAAGAAGTTACTGCAACGGCAATCGAGCTAACTGATCATGCTAAAATGAATGCAGCAGCCTCTGAAGAAGTTGCCGCTTCAACTGAACAAACATTGTCCTCCATGCAGGAGATGACATCCGCAGCTAAAGCTTTACTCGATATGGCGGACGAATTACAAAGCTTTGTAGGTCGTTTTAAATATTAAGAGGCTGGGACATAACTAAAAAATTTAAGGAACAGAGAAAAGGTGTTCATAAATTTTTGCTATTTATGTAGAACTTAGCTCTTCTTGCTTTTGCAATAAAGAGAAGTGTTCAAGCGGAGACGGTGACTCCGGCAGGAACAGCACACAATGTAAGACGCGGGCATTCCGCGCGTTAGCAAGGGTTGCGGCTTACGGTGCTGAGCGGAAAGCATCGTCGTAGCGGACAACAACGACATAGCAAAAAAGTGTTAGATTGATTAGGTTCAATCTAACACTTTTTCTCTTTTGTCCCAGCCTATTTCAATTTTCCTATTTAGCTTTTTCCTCATGGCTAAACTGCCACTCGATACCAAACTTATCTGTAAGTGAACCGTAACATTTACTCCAAAATGTTTCTTGAAGTTCCATCGTCACTTTGCCACCCTCTTTCAGTTTTTCAAACGCTTGTCGTAACTGCGCTTCATTATCTGTCACAACGGCTAATGTTACATTGTTACCAATAGTGAACGGTGAACCTGGGAATGTATCCGAAAACATTACCGTACTACCTAAAATGGATAAGCGTGTGTGCATAACGAGATTTTTTGCTTCTTCCGGTAATGGATAGCTTGGATCACTTGGCGAATCTCCAAATGTCATAATTTCTGCCTTGTTCGTATTAAAAACTTGCTCATAAAATGTTACAGCCTCTCGACAATTGCCATTGAAAATTAAGTACACCTCTACTGCCATGCTCACCACTCCTCTGTCATTTATGAAACAACTCTATTGTACTTAGATAACGAACGATAAGCTAGTCTTATCATTAGGAAATCCTCAATAGTTTTACTTCTTTTCCACTTATTATACAGTCAAAAAAGAGTGTGCTTTTCTACGTTTTAGTACCTTTCTTGTCTCCAACTGGCTATTTTTTATTTATTTTGATAAAATCTTTGACTTTTCATTCGAAATCATGTAAATTACCAAATGGCGAACAATTTAAAATAAACATCGAATAATATTCGTATTTTAGGAGTGTATATAATGGATAACGTATTTGACTATGAAGATATTCAACTAATTCCCGCAAAATGTATTGTAAACAGTCGATCAGAATGTGATACGTCTGTTACATTAGGCGGACACAAATTTAAATTACCTGTAGTCCCTGCAAACATGCAGACTATTATT
This DNA window, taken from Lysinibacillus sp. FSL M8-0337, encodes the following:
- a CDS encoding methyl-accepting chemotaxis protein — protein: MTKLSLRKKLIFSFLAMLLIPTLLIGIISYQSAEKQISKEQQASTTESIRMLNTNITSTIKPKIEDIQYFTKKLNQSYLQESKVPELKSLFKEYVNMHPEIELVYFGTSEGKILDEPAQQYQNDFDPRTRPWYTQAVNNKGQVAITAPYISQGTGDMVITITQALPDNSGVIGLDLNISTLSAITNDIRIGKTGFASLLDDNKLYISQRGKESGSEATESYISKIYKQDSGTIIEADRQLQFITNELTGWKLVGTMFSAEATKAAASTFNMNLIIIAVSIVVGVLFMLVMIRSVVNPINRLKHSALKISEGDLTEFIEIHSKDEIGLLSEAFISMKVNLKNLIRNVDRSVQHVQESAQGLSAHAEQNIASSEQVSQAMQQVAISAERQTTGIDQNAISIEEIAQGIVEVADSAMQVTDLSNHAIVQAEEGGQSVQRTVNQMISINESVTQSDRMIKSLYDRTKEIGSILEIISAISDQTNLLALNAAIEAARAGEHGKGFAVVADEVRKLAEQSHQSAEQISSLITGIQQDTAKSVETMIKASSDVHEGLQLSEDTSEKFASITESLRNIAPKMEGISASAQEISAVVEEVTATAIELTDHAKMNAAASEEVAASTEQTLSSMQEMTSAAKALLDMADELQSFVGRFKY
- a CDS encoding VOC family protein, whose amino-acid sequence is MAVEVYLIFNGNCREAVTFYEQVFNTNKAEIMTFGDSPSDPSYPLPEEAKNLVMHTRLSILGSTVMFSDTFPGSPFTIGNNVTLAVVTDNEAQLRQAFEKLKEGGKVTMELQETFWSKCYGSLTDKFGIEWQFSHEEKAK